A genome region from Thermogemmatispora onikobensis includes the following:
- the erpA gene encoding iron-sulfur cluster insertion protein ErpA codes for MIEQKQQQKSESSVVTLTPLAVEKIRELLQQENDPNLGLRIFVASGGCSGLQYGMTLDEEQEGDMVISQGDFKVLIDEMSLDYVNGSEIDYVDSLMGAGFTVNNPNAVTTCSCGHSFRTASGGGEPRGCACSR; via the coding sequence ATGATCGAGCAGAAGCAGCAGCAAAAGAGCGAAAGCAGCGTGGTGACGCTAACTCCTCTGGCAGTGGAGAAGATCCGCGAGCTCCTGCAGCAGGAGAACGATCCTAATCTGGGCTTGCGTATCTTCGTTGCCAGCGGTGGCTGCTCCGGCCTCCAGTATGGCATGACCCTGGATGAGGAGCAGGAAGGCGATATGGTCATTTCCCAGGGCGATTTCAAGGTCCTCATCGATGAGATGAGCCTGGATTATGTCAACGGCAGCGAGATCGACTACGTTGATAGCCTGATGGGGGCCGGCTTTACGGTGAACAATCCAAATGCCGTGACGACCTGCAGCTGTGGCCACTCCTTTAGGACGGCCAGTGGTGGCGGCGAGCCACGTGGCTGCGCTTGCAGTCGCTAG